Proteins encoded by one window of Cryptococcus gattii WM276 chromosome K, complete sequence:
- a CDS encoding uncharacterized protein (Similar to TIGR gene model, INSD accession AAW46275.1) — translation MSMAAPRPFAGPSYPISPTPTTPSSVGYSQYGSQSFAGTPNRQFSMSSSAYGPSASVPSNRGPGMKPSEKKGESREVARMHWKALKEFLAAWIERESPSSRASAREKLTRLTKLQFQELSTDVYDELMRRLAVERGEGETAPFLPVREDFHPKRNQARQKLATLPNNRFKDLASDVFYELRRRFPDFDRENAQAVQTRKYDEPPPAPGPRPSISQSISQQSFFSANGRDSPTPLQAYMPHNNSSNSLHQRQSSRQISRNESSNSLHQRQGSRQMSGSTHRSHPSNDRTRQMQHDPEEEFLDDGLERRPQANHMAATNDVIVPSKSRLREEEIEVPYARDSTVDVLRQSMASRGEQNLDNGRDSRASHNTNFSLGGNRSRSTSQTEKTQLDMRSPEKRDYRNLNDTSSLDEEREKRLRSEYEFRISGLDRKLLNAEKERDEARRAEAQEKNLRMEWEEEVRTLKEQAVTHASSLRALQHELDLARDQMESARQRADEAHAEADREVGQWRERYEQLENECGRLEDEKAALEEELQSGGRGGQSAGHMKQELQSLVDELNSLSVRNDELITEREQDAARMSEMEARVSEYRRRYDAVRTELRSLKATSTIFATFSKPVTDDHLPASPDGNITDVNVSAFQSSIDGLLSAARSSTPSGVLPAMKAIVEAITSIGEDVKSFEAHPNLDVDVSRLESLKHESTTRLNSLMQSARNHAMASGLSPVSLLDAAAGHLSANVIEIIKLLKIKRSDKNDLKRSSSRLSIRDMVNRDRDRERERANEAWDNNYRPESRTQTPGSRDPETMASRPPTERTSSARAPSRPDSSNDLRYGGTRTATPTEIAHAKLNGVAPPSSYVSPSATSVLPRAVAPSSAPMPQVFSSAISDPSHASAPSPATAPAGTSRPTNMRINSFQSTSTTRSDSFDLERKSTLINDRSLTAHVEPRGLRTIDDVQEESGRGSNERESLGSTGTASSSGGPMTALGSAPFNAVEVKQDEAEDDGREWEDLRPYLNGQSSALVNAIQNLLASIRTNASPSVLNEHLSEVIAIASSIVAVSTNALPSSLRAEGDGLLRDLVNNTNKLSEAQELGKQGPGSTQQGGFEKSVRQQIASASFGLAKSLKVLMKLGGNE, via the exons ATGTCAATGGCCGCTCCTCGTCCATTTGCAGGTCCATCTTATCCTATTTCTCCTACACCGACCACACCCTCGTCGGTCGGTTACTCGCAGTATGGGTCTCAATCCTTCGCGGGCACGCCCAACAGACAGTTTTCAATGTCATCCTCCGCCTATGGCCCATCCGCTAGTGTTCCATCCAATCGAGGACCGGGCATGAAGCCGAGTGAAAAGAAAGGAGAAAGCCGAGAGGTCGCTAGGATGCACTGGAAGGCATTAAAGGAGTTTTTGGCGGCATGGATCGAGCGAG AGTCCCCTTCTTCCAGAGCATCTGCTCGAGAAAAGCTTACTCGATTAACAAAGCTCCAGTTTCAAGAACTATCTACCGATGTGTACGACGAGCTCATGCGACGATTAGCCGTAGAGAGGGGAGAAGGTGAAACAG CCCCTTTCTTGCCTGTGCGCGAAGACTTCCATCCCAAAAGGAATCAGGCAAGACAAAAACTTGCGACACTCCCTAATAATAGGTTTAAAGACCTTGCCAGTGATGTTTTTTACGAGCTGCGACGGCGTTTCCCCGACTTTGACCGTGAAAATGCCCAGGCGGTCCAGACTCGCAAGTACGATGAACCTCCCCCCGCCCCTGGCCCTCGCCCATCCATCTCTCAAAGTATATCCCAAcaatccttcttctctgctAATGGCCGTGACTCTCCCACTCCGCTTCAAGCATATATGCCTCACAACAACTCCAGCAATTCTCTCCATCAGCGCCAAAGCTCTCGTCAAATATCCCGCAACGAGTCCAGCAATTCCCTTCACCAACGCCAGGGTTCTCGCCAAATGTCTGGCAGTACACACCGTTCACACCCATCGAATGATCGGACACGGCAAATGCAACATGATCCCGAAGAAGAATTCTTGGACGACGGTCTTGAAAGACGGCCACAAGCCAATCACATGGCCGCCACAAATGATGTGATTGTGCCAAGTAAGAGTCGGCtgagagaggaagagattgaagTACCGTACGCGAGGGACAGTACGGTGGATGTGTTGCGGCAAAGTATGGCGTCTCGTGGTGAGCAAAATCTGGATAATGGTCGAGATAGCAGGGCGTCACACAATACGAACTTTTCCCTAGGTGGGAATCGCTCAAGAAGTACATCTCAAACAGAAAAGACCCAGCTGGACATGAGGTCACCAGAAAAAAGAGACTACAGGAATTTGAATGACACGTCTTCGCTGGACGAAGAGCGGGAGAAGAGACTGAGGTCAGAGTATGAATTTAGAATATCAGGACTGGACAGGAAGTTGTTGAATGCGGAGAAGGAGCGCGATGAAGCAAGAAGAGCTGAGGCGCAGGAAAAGAATTTGAGGATGGagtgggaagaggaagtgaGAACGCTCAAGGAGCAGGCTGTGACCCATGCTTCATCTCTTCGAGCTCTTCAACACGAGTTAGACCTTGCGAGAGATCAGATGGAAAGTGCCCGGCAACGCGCGGATGAGGCTCATGCGGAAGCTGACCGGGAGGTGGGCCAGTGGAGAGAACGGTATGAGCAGCTGGAAAATGAGTGTGGGCGGTTAGAGGATGAAAAGGCCGCTTTGGAAGAGGAATTACAAAGTGGCGGACGAGGCGGA CAGTCAGCGGGGCATATGAAGCAAGAGTTGCAATCGCTTGTGGATGAACTCAATTCCCTTTCTGTACGGAACGACGAGCTCATCACCGAGAGAGAACAAGATGCCGCCCGTATGAGTGAAATGGAAGCTAGAGTCTCAGAATATAGACGCAGGTATGACGCTGTGAGGACCGAGCTGCGAAGCCTCAAGG CTACATCCACGATCTTTGCGACGTTCTCAAAACCTGTGACAGACGATCATCTCCCAGCTTCGCCAGATGGAAATATCACGGACGTCAACGTTTCGGCCTTCCAGAGCTCTATCGATGGGCTTCTATCAGCTGCTAG ATCATCAACCCCATCTGGTGTCCTTCCCGCCATGAAGGCGATCGTCGAAGCCATCACCTCCATTGGCGAAGATGTCAAATCCTTTGAAGCTCATCCTAACCTCGACGTTGATGTATCCCGCCTTGAATCCCTCAAACACGAATCCACCACCCGTCTCAACAGTCTCATGCAATCCGCTCGAAACCACGCCATGGCTTCTGGTCTTTCTCCTGTCTCTCTTCTTGATGCTGCGGCCGGCCATCTCAGCGCCAACGTCATCGAGATTATCAAACTGCTCAAGATAAAGAGGAGCGATAAGAATGATTTGAAGAGGAGCAGTAGTCGACTGAGTATTAGAGATATGGTGAACCGAGATAGAGACagggaaagggaaagggcAAATGAAGCTTGGGACAACAATTATCGACCTGAGAGCAGAACACAGACACCCGGCTCAAGGGACCCTGAAACTATGGCCAGTAGACCACCAACGGAAAGGACTTCCAGTGCCCGAGCTCCGTCTCGACCAGATTCTTCCAATGATCTAAGATATGGTGGAACAAGAACGGCGACTCCCACAGAAATAGCGCATGCCAAACTCAATGGTGTTGCCCCTCCTTCATCTTACGTTTCCCCTTCAGCTACGTCCGTTTTGCCTCGAGCAGTAGCTCCTTCATCTGCTCCCATGCCCCAAGTGTTTTCTTCGGCCATTTCCGACCCATCCCATGCTtctgcaccttcaccaGCTACCGCTCCAGCAGGAACTTCGCGACCCACCAATATGAGGATCAACTCCTTCCAATCTACATCTACCACCCGGTCGGACTCTTTCGATCTTGAACGCAAATCAACACTTATTAACGACCGTTCATTGACGGCTCATGTTGAGCCGAGAGGGTTGAGAACAATAGATGACGTGCAGGAAGAATCTGGGCGGGGTTCAAATGAAAGGGAAAGTCTTGGGTCGACAGGGACGGCGAGTAGCAGTGGTGGACCCATGACTGCTTTAGGATCGGCTCCGTTCAACGCTGTGGAGGTGAAACAGGATGAAGCAGAGGACGATGGACGTGAATGGGAAGATCTCAGACCGTATCTTAATGGTCAATCATCAGCCCTTGTTAACGCGATTCAGAATCTTCTTGCTTCTATCCGTACAAACGCTTCACCTTCTGTGCTCAATGAACATCTCTCGGAAGTCATCGCCATTGCCTCGTCAATCGTTGCCGTTTCGACCAACGCCTTGCCGAGTTCGCTCAGAGCTGAGGGTGATGGACTATTGAGAGACTTGGTGAACAATACGAACAAGTTGAGTGAAGCACAGGAGTTGGGCAAGCAGGGTCCGGGATCCACTCAGCAAGGAGGATTTGAAAAGAGTGTAAGGCAGCAGATTGCTAGTGCGAGCTTTGGACTTGCAAAGAGTTTGAAAGTGTTGATGAAGCTTGGAGGGAACGAGTAA
- a CDS encoding Glutamyl-tRNA synthetase, putative (Similar to TIGR gene model, INSD accession AAW46274.1), producing the protein MTRPLRSFHRVLSLRLGVRYYHSHHSSSQTTNASSEIPKNARLRFAPSPTGHLHLGGLRTALFNHILARKWKGKWLLRIEDTDRSRYTEGAVDSLRSALEWAGLEYDEGVGAGGSYGPYTQSERIDIYQHYTKELLSRDEAYECFCSPTELEAIKLSLTQQGFKHSYDGRCRHLTEEEVSRRKRAGQKFVVRYKNAPGELDLPPDMIFGTHQPTAVIGPDDFVLLKSDGWPTYHLASVVDDHLMEITHVLRGEEWLPSIPKHHKLYRAFGWAPPQFAHLPLLCNPDGTKLSKRRGDTFVLHYQKQGYEPEALLNFLALMGWDYHAAITSSSPETTLDPHIRTDGHSLYELFTLPQLIAAFDPSHINHRKAAVNQGKLDFLNKLTLRRKAGRLGEDGVMVEAGKISTGQEEEEREKLVGRFQNLLREEKVLQGCELVEDLDYVGKVFDAELPRTTRLPEMPMHSIFYFLPPTYTCHESQSILKDLNLRLYCQYTQLFADALQTRAESAESVDEALVWDVIHEVVDASGVTKKSHLLIPIRHALAERKKGPSVPEMVVVLGLDETLSRLRRGGEFVKAQDLARRKAAIAE; encoded by the exons ATGACTAGACCTCTCAGATCATTTCACAGGGTACTGAGCCTCAGGCTGGGTGTTAGGTACTACCACTCTCAccactcttcctctcaaACTACCAACGCCTCTTCAGAAATACCAAAAAACGCTAGACTCCGATTTGCGCCGTCTCCCACTGGCCATCTGCATCTCGGTGGTCTACGAACAGCTTTGTTCAATCACATATTAGCGAGGAAATGGAAGGGAAAATGGTTATTGAGGATCGAGGATACAGATAGA TCGAGATATACTGAAGGAGCCGTGGATAGCTTAAGAAGCGCTTTGGAATGGGCAGGTCTCGAGTATGATGAGGGTGTGGGCGCTGGAGGATCCTACGGACCTTATACCCAA TCCGAGAGGATCGACATTTACCAACACTACACTAAGGAACTCCTTTCCCGAGACGAGGCTTATGAGTGCTTCTGCTCACCCACTGAGCTGGAGGCTATCAAGTTATCGTTAACTCAACAAGGCTTTAAGCACAGCTATGACGGACGATGTCGGCATCTgacagaggaagaagtgTCGAGGCGAAAGCGTGCGGGGCAAAAGTTTGTGGTTCGGTACAAG AACGCCCCCGGAGAGCTAGACTTACCTCCTGATATGATCTTTGGTACTCACCAGCCGACAGCTGTGATTGGCCCCGACGACTTCGTCCTGCTTAAATCTGACGGTTGGCCAACTTATCATTTGGCGAGCGTTGTCGATGACCATCTCATGGAGATCACACATGTTCTTCGAGGAGAG GAATGGCTCCCGTCCATACCAAAGCACCATAAGCTTTACAGAGCATTCGGATGGGCACCCCCTCAATTTGCGCACCTCCCTTTACTGTGTAACCCTGATGGGACAAAGTTGAGTAAGCGACGTGGTGACACCTTTGTCCTGCATTATCAA AAGCAAGGTTACGAGCCCGAGGCACTTCTCAACTTCCTTGCTTTAATGGGCTGGGATTATCACGCCGCCATcacatcttcatctcctgAAACTACCCTCGATCCTCACATCCGGACAGACGGTCACTCTTTGTACGAACTCTTTACCCTCCCTCAACTCATCGCCGCGTTTGACCCCAGCCATATCAATCATCGTAAAGCCGCTGTTAATCAGGGCAAGCTGGATTTTTTGAACAAGTTGACTTTGAGGAGAAAAGCTGGACGGTTGGGTGAAGATGGAGTGATGGTTGAAGCGGGGAAGATTAGTACTGGAcaagaggaggaagaaagggagaagTTGGTGGGAAGGTTCCAGAATTTATtgagggaagagaaagtTCTCCAGGGATG TGAATTGGTGGAGGATCTCGATTATGTTGGAAAAGTATTCGATGCCGAGCTT CCTCGAACCACGCGTCTGCCTGAAATGCCCATGCATTCGATCTTCTatttccttcctcccacTTACACGTGCCATGAATCCCAATCTATCCTCAAGGACCTCAATCTTCGACTCTACT GTCAGTACACACAACTCTTTGCCGATGCTCTCCAAACTCGAGCAGAATCAGCAGAATCTGTGGACGAAGCCTTGGTGTGGGATGTCATTCATGAAGTGGTGGATGCTTCAGGTGtgacgaagaagagccACTTGTTAATACCTATCAGACATGCTTTGGCAGAAAGAAAG AAAGGACCCAGTGTTCCCGAGATGGTCGTTGTTTTGGGTCTTGATGAGACCTTGTCAAGATTacgaagaggaggagagtTCGTCAAGGCACAAGATCTTGCCCGTAGGAAGGCCGCGATAGCCGAGTAA
- a CDS encoding Hypothetical protein (Similar to TIGR gene model, INSD accession AAW46273.1; CNK01020) gives MAETSDEDMVEAIKLDDPERFKATSRLRHARLETVQQRRIRKLRNKRLGIKDDSSGSEGHGNAWKDDDEDDPIYVSSGDNEDDDNAQEEDVAEEDISNFIVDDGSQSLAEDLLPPEFSRNALQSTEYKFRVVFHYFLLLAMKGAEHVLPLDKKTREYFGPPLADLRRRMHDYRNNRVRSQVWNRELVQVLEKYPLFRTEYTGAEMGCDACKISGRVGTITVTIRGEPYDKETFQTLPDTDDEGKDEGWNAVSVYSEDKDTSDVDADEPTPQTVHSKLIMARTQVYHQLSHWEYTLYHRIRRYYKNLLKAAGDRPPVTSGSEIEQSEEEPDQAKSGARSRRKSQRKEREADKRLESLRQQGLPDDLEELDDVMEWMEEKANYVTEEFEWMEELVESAERLDREKATD, from the exons ATGGCGGAAACCTCGGATGAAGATATGGTAGAAGCCATAAAACTTGACGATCCTGAGCGGTTTAAagcgacatcgagactACGACATGCAAGACTAGAAACTGTTCAGCAGAGGAGGATTAGGAAATTGAGAAATAAGAGACTGGGGATCAAAGATGATTCGTCTGGATCTGAGGGCCACGGGAACGCTTggaaggatgatgatgaggatgatcCCATTTATGTGAGCTCTGGAGAcaatgaagatgacgacaatgcccaagaagaagatgttGCGGAAGAAGACATTAGCAATTTCATTGTTGACGATGGCAGTCAATCTTTGGCAGAAGATCTCCTCCCACCCGAATTCTCACGCAACGCCCTTCAGTCTACTGAATACAAATTCCGAGTGGTTTTTCATTactttctccttcttgcGATGAAAGGTGCTGAACATGTCTTACCTCTTGATAAGAAGACACGGGAATACTTTGGGCCTCCTTTGGCGGACTTGAGAAGACGGATGCATGATTATCGAAATAATCGGGTTCGAAGCCAAGTGTGGAACAGAGAGCTAGTTCAAGTACTGGAAAAATATCCTTTATTCCGA ACAGAGTATACAGGTGCTGAGATGGGTTGTGATGCGTGCAAGATAAGTGGGAGGGTCGGCACAATCACAGTTACCATCAGAGGGGAACCATACGATAAAGAGACTTTCCAAACCCTTCCAGATACGGATGATGAAGGAAAGGATGAAGGGTGGAATGCCGTTTCAGTTTACTCGGAAGACAAGGACACTTCGGACGTCGATGCAGATGAGCCTACACCTCAGACAGTACATTCTAAACTAATCATGG CCCGAACGCAAGTGTATCATCAGCTTTCTCATTGGG AGTACACGCTGTATCACCGCATCCGACGCTATTATAAGAATCTGCTTAAAGCAGCCGGCGATAGACCTCCTGTCACTTCTGGATCTGAAATCGAACAATCCGAAGAAGAACCCGACCAGGCAAAGAGTGGTGCAAGGTCTAGACGCAAATCACAACGGAAAGAGCGAGAAGCAGACAAAAGATTAGAATCGCTGAGGCAGCAAGGTCTACCAGATGATCTTGAAGAGTTGGATGATGTTATGGAATGGATGGAAGAAAAGGCTAATTACGTGACGGAA GAATTTGAATGGATGGAAGAGCTTGTTGAAAGCGCTGAGCGTCTTGATAGGGAAAAGGCGACGGATTGA
- a CDS encoding chromatin modification protein (Similar to SGTC gene model, INSD accession EAL18231.1; CNBK2490): MSHTVPTIPRDGRLISLILASKGIEDADERVIHQLLDFSRRYTADVLQSAQTLADHAARTGASSNRIEKEDVELAIKMRKLYEFFEAPPRDYLATLAHELNSHPLPALPETFDLVRLPPAHQRLAEVNFDIVPDAELVLTEDEQEDEGDSEDDEHDEVDEDRKPDGEAGGDVDGDGEDEDMEEVGVDGLPSAGTVPEAAPVRQAVDVDEDYDM, encoded by the exons ATGTCTCACACGGTACCTACAA TTCCGCGTGATGGCCGACTGATCTCTCTTATACTTGCATCAAAAGGGATAGAAGACGCAGACGAGCGTGTCATCCATCAACTCTTGGACTTTTCACGGA GATATACAGCCGATGTCCTTCAAAGTGCTCAGACATTAGCAGACCACGCAGCTCGTACGGGTGCCAGTTCGAATAGGAtcgagaaggaggatgtgGAACTGGCTATTAAGATGAGGAAGCTTTACGAGTTCTTTGAAGCTCCCCCAAGAGAT TACCTCGCAACTCTCGCACACGAACTCAATTCCCACCCTCTTCCAGCCCTTCCAGAGACATTCGATCTCGTCCGTCTACCGCCGGCACACCAACGTCTTGCCGAAGTGAATTTCGATATTGTCCCGGACGCCGAACTTGTTCTTACGGAAGATGAACaagaggatgagggtgatagtgaggatgatgagcaTGATGAGGTTGATGAGGATAGAAAACCAGATGGAGAGGCTGGAGGGGACGTGGATGGtgatggagaggatgaggataTGGAGGAGGTCGGGGTGGATGGTCTGCCGTCCGCTGGAACTGTACCAGAAGCGGCGCCGGTGAGGCAGGCGGTAGATGTGGATGAGGATTACGATATGTAA
- a CDS encoding uncharacterized protein (Similar to TIGR gene model, INSD accession AAW46271.1) yields the protein MAPSKVKARAAMFEKGASGTIPRKSTPKSPADPAPTVPTPPSTADHTERFSDVPLTDPAPSAPEIPETLAAPGDPVVTPPAKEHRSLFAAISLTPPNPDTSTTLHAPAPTASPSASPGGGWRSTMSHLLTRSASSTPEDSRAPSPLAPASASTPPPQSTLSPAHSTALLLHRVDSVPTRDRRLSKDLSVFEKGREGFEKVRSEMDSAAMEMRRERESRRTETDISPVDAPAIDTPDTITGTPEDEEVDWTFWGSVVQGYEQVALTHPKELSKAIQQGIPPVIRGAVWQLMSSSKSIDLEEAYKALLKLSSPHEKAIMKDLNRTFPNHKYFKEGGGIGQEGLFMVVKAYSLYDQEVGYTQGLAFIVAALLLNMPDEEAFCVLVRLMDSYNLRSHYTAEMQGLQLRLFQFDRLVEEILPLLHTHFVRKGVKSSMYASQWFMTLFSYRFPLSLVYRVLDIVFAEGIEAVFRFSLALLKKSEEKLVQLDFEQILHFLQADLFEVYRAPSPPPPPPPVENSADEAAAGDGKEDGQDVEEEWMANEFVRDAFKIRITPLMLDAYASEWEEQCRDQNRHAIELDQLRNVNRNLSSQVNQEHVELVRQLVMSKIEKEEMENELVRYKMLYAELAHAQQDALSVHSRLSSSSTTDTSKLTK from the exons ATGGCCCCATCAAAAGTCAAGGCCAGGGCGGCCATGTTCGAGAAGGGCGCATCGGGCACGATCCCCCGCAAGTCCACGCCCAAGTCCCCGGCGGATCCCGCCCCCACCGTCCCCACCCCGCCCTCAACCGCCGACCACACAGAAAGGTTCTCAGACGTGCCCCTCACAGACCCCGCCCCATCAGCTCCTGAGATCCCGGAGACACTAGCTGCGCCAGGAGATCCCGTGGTGACTCCACCAGCGAAAGAGCACCGGTCCTTGTTTGCCGCCATCAGCCTCACCCCGCCTAACCCAGACACCTCAACCACCCTCCACGCCCCCGCGCCTACTGCTAGCCCCAGTGCCTCTCCCGGTGGAGGCTGGAGGTCCACCATGTCCCACCTTCTCACTCGCTCAGCCTCCTCCACCCCTGAAGACTCTCGCGCGCCTTCCCCTCTCGCCCCCGCCTCTGCCTCCACTCCGCCCCCTCAGTCCACTCTCTCCCCCGCGCACTCTACcgccctcctcctccacaGGGTCGACTCTGTGCCCACTAGGGATAGGCGCCTCAGCAAAGATCTATCCGTGTTTGAAAAGGGCCGAGAAGGGTTTGAAAAGGTCAGAAGTGAGATGGACAGCGCCGCCATGGAAATGAGGCGAGAACGGGAGAGCAGACGAACTGAGACCGATATCAGCCCCGTAGACGCTCCCGCCATCGACACCCCTGATACTATCACCGGAACAccagaagatgaggaagtCGACTGGACATTCTGGGGCTCGGTCGTTCAGGGATATGAACAAGTCGCCCTCACTCATCCGAAAGAACTTTCCAAAGCCATCCAGCAAGGCATTCCGCCAGTCATACGTGGTGCTGTATGGCAGCTCATGTCATCATCAAAATCCATCGATCTGGAGGAGGCTTATAAGGCATTGCTGAAATTGAGTTCTCCGCATGAAAAGGCCATCATGAAAGACTTGAACAGGACGTTTCCGAATCACAAGTATTtcaaagaaggaggaggtATAGGGCAAGAAGGATTATTCATGGTTGTCAAGGCCTACAGCTT GTATGACCAGGAAGTGGGGTATACCCAGGGTCTGGCATTCATCGTGGCTGCGCTCTTGCTCAAT ATGCCAGACGAAGAAGCGTTTTGTGTCCTCGTCCGCCTGATGGACTCTTACAACCTGCGTTCCCACTATACAGCCGAAATGCAAGGTCTCCAGCTTCGCTTATTCCAGTTCGATCGGCTGGTAGAAGAGATCTTACCTCTTTTACATACGCATTTCGTGAGAAAGGGTGTGAAGAGCAGTATGTATGCGAGTCAGTGGTTTATGACGTTGTTCAGTTATCG ATTTCCTTTATCCCTTGTTTATCGTGTACTCGATATCGTCTTTGCAGAAGGTATCGAAGCTGTTTTCCGATTCTCGCTCGCGCTTCTCAAGAAATCGGAAGAAAAACTGGTCCAGCTGGATTTCGAACAGATATTACATTTCCTCCAAGCTGATTTGTTTGAAGTATATCGAGCGCCGTcgccgccgccgcctcctcctcctgtCGAAAACAGTGCAGATGAGGCTGCTGCTGGGGATGGTAAAGAGGATGGGCAAGATGTGGAGGAAGAATGGATGGCGAATGAGTTTGTTAGGGATGCGTTCAAGATACGAAT AACACCGTTAATGCTCGATGCGTATGCCTCGGAATGGGAGGAACAGTGTCGAGACCAAAATCGACATGCGATAGAACTTGATCAACTGCGAAATGTGAATCGCAATTTGAGCTCTCAAGT AAATCAAGAACATGTTGAGCTTGTCCGACAATTAGTGATGAGCAAAattgaaaaggaagagatggagaatGAGCTTGTAAGATATAAAATGCT CTATGCCGAGTTGGCACATGCTCAACAAGATGCACTTTCCGTCCATTCTCGCCTCTCCAGCTCGTCCACGACCGACACATCAAAATTAACGAAATAG
- a CDS encoding Hypothetical protein (Similar to TIGR gene model, INSD accession AAW46270.1; CNK00990): MASASTSKDSAKRSKPKTAPSVKPDIASQVDSASSGSDSESGSDASTDNESVDSDQDLENVEPRRNKGKETANKSIAPAGSFDKYKPPAGMTELGITTEFVKSEFEWDALASRPGIELWAIRAPRDLKPSRLSALSIPVPKKDEPLTGNLKTKSQSYILRTAGFTGSSSSSKVGEQGQGLVDSLGMGDGQGVDQLAEEGGEEMGGMRLLVPRVKQHGKLYVAPLPISRHLILTPDFSTESTFDAQTAEPILDFLNEAQQASSSSSSSAPPAKRAQPTHLMKFRNHTYGFDTPGPEKTSKKLRGEVMNVEQQVEQEAAPAAVAAAVTSEVAVESKKEKKRKTEKDDSPAKAKKKAKKSKD; this comes from the exons ATGGCCTCCGCCTCTACCTCAAAAGACTCTGCCAAAAGGTCAAAACCAAAGACCGCACCTTCAGTAAAGCCTGATATTGCATCGCAAGTGGACTCGGCCTCTTCTGGCAGCGACTCTGAGTCCGGCAGCGATGCCAGTACCGACAACGAGAGTGTAGACAGCGATCAGGATCTGGAGAATGTTGAGCCCAGGAGGAATAAGGGAAAAGAGACTGCGAATAAGTCTATCGCACCAGCTGGAAGCTTTGA CAAGTACAAGCCTCCAGCGGGCATGACCGAACTCGGGATAACCACTGAATTCGTCAAATCTGAATTTGAATGGGACGCCCTCGCTTCCAGACCAGGTATCGAGCTCTGGGCTATCCGTGCTCCCCGAGACCTAAAACCATCGCGACTTTCGGCTCTGTCCATCCCTGTACCCAAAAAGGACGAGCCATTGACAGGTAACTTGAAGACCAAGTCTCAGTCTTACATCCTCCGTACCGCCGGTTTCACCGGatcgtcctcttcttccaaagTAGGCGAACAGGGACAAGGATTGGTAGACTCTTTAGGGATGGGTGATGGGCAAGGTGTGGATCAATTGGCGGAGGAAGGCGGAGAGGAGATGGGTGGAATGAGGCTTTTAGTACCGAGGGTCAAGCAGCATGGTAAACTCTATGTCG CCCCGCTGCCTATATCACGCCATCTCATCCTCACACCCGACTTTTCAACAGAATCCACTTTTGATGCTCAAACCGCCGAACCCATCCTCGATTTCCTCAACGAAGCCCAGCAAgcatcctcttcctcttcttcatccgCACCACCTGCCAAACGTGCTCAGCCTACACACTTGATGAAATTCAGAAATCATACGTATGGGTTCGACACCCCCGGTCCTGAAAAGACTAGTAAGAAATTGAGAGGGGAGGTGATGAACGTTGAGCAACAAGTCGAGCAAGAGGCTGCTCCTGCTGCCGTTGCTGCTGCCGTTACTTCCGAGGTGGCTGTGGAGAgcaagaaggagaagaagcgaAAGACGGAAAAAGATGATAGTCCCGCCAAagccaagaagaaggctaAAAAATCCAAGGACTGA